The Capsicum annuum cultivar UCD-10X-F1 chromosome 1, UCD10Xv1.1, whole genome shotgun sequence sequence AAATTATTTGATATGAATTTACAGTACAACATTTTGCTTTATAAATGAATGGATCTTACAATAATCCATCAATAATATTGAAGAGGAGGATAAAAATTAGATGGAAGGAAAATATCACCATGGAGTGACAAATCTAATACTCATGCTAGATCTATCATATGTCGAATAATATTAGTAAGTGCAACCCACACTCTGCTATAAAATTCTGAATCGACTTTTGGTAGAAGCGCGCGACATTGCTACGTTTGATGTTTTAGCAACCATCTTGGTCTTTTTCTAAGATAACGCTGCCACATTGAGCGTGTtattgaaagaaattaaaaatcaaaatattaattagaTAACTTACCTTTTAGACCTTTTGACAGAAGGTTCTGCTTTTGCGTCATTTTCTTGATGTTTAAGTatcaaaaataatactaatataatttttcaatgttTAGGTGGAATACTAGAAAAGATATAAATTTGCTTATACATTTGGGCACATAATTGCCAAAAGGCTCAAGGAGAGTTGTTGTAGAGGGGACAATGTTCTCAAGGACATAAATAGTGGTGAATTGTCTATATTTTCCATGACATTTgtatttcatataaattttatagTACAACATTTTGTTTCACAGAATGGATCTTACAATATTCCATTACTGTTAAATAcgagaataaaaattaaaaattacatggAAGGAAAATAACACCATGCAACTAAGTATGATCATATGTTGAGTAGCAAATCTAATACTCATGCTACTCTTATCATATAATATAGTAAGTGCTAGTAGCACAATATATAAATTTCTGAATCCACATCTGGTACGAATGACGAGCGTCATCCAGAACATTGCATGCAACCAAGGATTTTCCACAACTTACATgttcttctaataattttatttatcttgcGACCAAAGAACCCATCGAGAACAATGGAATTTGGCTCTGTTGTTATTTCTCTGTAACTATTACTCTTTCGAAGATAAAAACTTCTGCTCCCAACATCTCCAATTACATCTGTGTTGCTCAAGCCTATatcaatcaaatacaaaataactACTATCAAATCAACAAGGAATAGAAGTGGGGAACAAATAGAACTTAGATAAAAGCGTATACAAGTTCTTGCGACTTGCGCATACTTAGCTAAAGATAGAACGCCAAAAAAGAAATTCACATACGTCATGTCTATCGATTGAAAAAGGCTTCTAGTCTTGTCAATATATTGAGTTTGAAGACCTgtagctattattattattattattattgaactTATTTTCCACTTTTTTCCTTTAGCTTTTTTTAGGTTTGGAGTGGGTGGGTGAGTGGGTGAGTGGGCGGGGGGTGGGTATGATAATGACATTGGTTGGCTTAAATGAGGATATATGGTGAATTGGTGATCAAATAAGGATTTATATAACCGGTCCTAACTTAGCATAATAATTTACTATATAAACCTTTCACACAAATAAACTACAAGTTGAAATTTACAAATACCTATACTAATTTATTATACAACATTGGCAGCTGTATTATTCAAACATTATCTTTAATAAAAGAAGTTAATAAATCACAGACCAATCCAGATAATTGGTTTAATTACTATGTGAGCCAGAGATTATTCAAAGTTCCATTAGCCAATCCTACATCAAACACAAATCGACCTTTCAACAAAGAAAGGGCTTACCcactataattatttaaataccAGCGATTGATATGTGATACATCCAATACAAGTCCTAAAAATCACTATTAGCTAAACAACGTAACATTTGTTTAATTCAAACCTCAGGGTGTACATGTAAGGGTGATAAAATCAGCCAATGAAAACATGACGCATTCAACCTATTCAAGTCTAACCCGCATAACTCATGTATATATTAATTCAATCTATTTTGACTAGCTCAATTCATTTCATCTTAAATTTGTGCTATTTTGAACTAAATATATAATCCCAATTGACTCACGATAAGCCTTGTCAGAATATGGTACACAAggaaaaaataactttaataattttacttagtaattaaataaattataagaaacaaattgtaaaaaagtaaaattgtgtAAGCTTTGGATAGTTTTGGACTATGACTCATTACTTTGTCCATCTTGACATAACCATCTCAGCCTGCAAGTAACATTTAGGGAGGCTAACGACCGTTGATTTGCTAACTCAATCTATTTTGATTCAGCTCAATCCGCTCATTTATTAACACAATCTATTTTGACTAGCTCAACTAGTCCATTTGACAACCTATTTTTAGATAGTATACTTGAGGTTAGGACTTACTTTGAAGACTGAAGTAAGACTGGTACAACTGAAAAGATGAATCAACATTGTTTTTATCAAGACGAGGGGTGCGGCCTTCTTCACTGTACTTGTCTATAACAAGCCTTATTGTTTCATCTACACTGGATCCCAACTTGACCATGGTTCTTACTGGCCCTGGACTACCTTCTACTGTCACATCAATCACAACTTTTGCCTCCTGCTTGTACCCTTTCTGCACAAAATTCTTATACATGTTGGACATCAATAGAAGTAGTAAGACATTCTTCACTTCCAATCTATAGGTTGAGTTTGAGTCAAATAGGGGTCAAGTATGAAAGACGAATGATTCTAATAGTGGCGTATGCAGGATTTTTCTGTAAGCAGTGTTATTTTAAGAAGTGATGTAGCCTTACTTTGCTCATTGTGCTATATTAGTTAATACTCTGATACGGAAATAAGGGCAGAGGGTAGGCTTTAAGCATTTAACAtgtacatacaaaaaaaaaaaaaaatgaactttcATCAACTAAAATTTGAGGTTGGAATTTTTAATACTAGAGCTCATAAAATTCAAATTCTCAATATGCTTCTACATGAAAAGATAATCACGATAATCTTATTCCATTTAAGTCATTCATCCACCCTGTACTAATTTCAAAACGCAAATACGATGAATATAGACAAACTAAAAGTGAAGAGGGAAGAGGATAAATCCTTTTGCTAGAAGGCGCGAAGAACATGAATCTCCTTCAGctcatttttcttttgataagCCCTTTGAAGAAGTCAAAACTGTTCCCATCTGGGTGTAGCTCACACATTTGACCATCATCTGTGATTGCTAATAAGTACCCTGAGGATGTCAAACCCTGAATGGTGACTACATTTTCAACGAATTGGTCCTGATCATCATCGCTCCTCTCCTGAACAATAACCCGCTGTCTACTGTGTAACCAAGTCCTATAATACAACTCTTCAAGAGCTTGAAATCCTTGTTCTAAGAAAACATCATAAAAGCTCTCGAATTTCTTGAAAAAGGCTGCAATAATCTCTTCTCTTTTCAATTCACGTGAGAGAGGATCGACTCTCTTTAAAACAGCATTCAAGCATGTGGTAGGCTTCTCATTCCCCACATTCAATCCAACTCCAGCACTAATATAGAACTTCTTTGACCTATATACCGATGTGCTTAGGATGCCTCCCACTTTAAGCCCACCTAAATACAAATCATTTGGCCACTTTATGCGAACATCAAGATGCGGACAGATAGCCTTAATGGCCTCTGTCATGGCAAGACAGACTACATACTGCAAATGTGGCACCATTCTGCCATCCTCCATTTGTATTAAAAATGAAAACACAAGGCAACCCTTTGGTGATTGCCACACATTACTCGTACGACCTCTCCCTTTCAATTGCACATCAGCAACACACACTGAACCAACTGGTAAGTCAGAGTTATTTTGTGAGATAACGTCATGTGTTGAGGACAATTTTGGGGAGTAAATCAGTAGTCTCCCAAAACGCCTAGTCGAAAGGGAGTAAAAGTATTCTTCAACTCGAAACTCGTCATTCAAAGTTTCAACTTGGGAATGCAGAACAACTTCAACTTGTTCACCATTTTTATGCAGTTGAAGAGTATTGTTCTCCTTTAATATCCTTGCCACATCTTTCTCCTCATTTGATTTcccacaaagtagaagaagagtGGGCGCAGGTGCTTCTGACTCCATTTTCGTTCCGAGTATTTGGGATGTTGACAAAGGTTTGAGATATGGAAGAGCAGGGAGAAATGAGAATTGATGGGGAATTGGGAGATTTTCCAAGAGAGGCAGTGAACAAGATAACAGTCAAATAATGTGAATTTTAACCTAACAATTTTAAATACtccataatttttcatcaaaaaaattataattatagtaCTTTTCCCTATaggttttgaatatttaattttaattttaaaatatcaaattaattcaaCCTACTAAAACAAATTCACTATTGAAAAGTCAAAAACAAAAGGAAAGAGTACATTTCTCTCAAATACCCTATTCGGCTCGAATTCAGATTAATCAAGTTTCGATAAggatattcaaaaaaaaaaaaaaaaaaaatagaggaaaattaCCTGAAAACTCTGCGGAGATCCAGAGCTCAGAAAATCCGGAGATACAAATATATCCGAACAAGTTTGTGACTGGAACAGTATTTCCAACGACGATGGAACCTTCACATCACTCCGATCATCATCGTCATCAGTATCATCAAACTGAATAAATCCAACCTTTAAAACACACGGCTCCGATTTACATCTCTCTAATACCTTATCAACATCCCTGTACTTCTTTGATGATCGTCGATTCACTGACACAGGCGTATTCCTCCGATTTAATACTCTGCTGGTACTTCTCCGGCTTACCGGAAATCTTCTTCGTCGGATGTGGTTATCTGACATATaatatactttaaaaaaaaggataattatTAGGCCCTTTTCATGCGAATTAGAAAGGTTATTAAATGAATTGAAGCGATCGAAAAGGAAAGGAAATGTGAGTGTAATTTTGATGTGTGCTAATTACAAGTGTGAATATTATATAGGTGTGAGAAAATAGAGTTGATGGTGTATGAATAGAATCAAAAGGGAAAGGTacgaaaaatgacaaaaatggaAGTTGCGTTGAAGTAAAGGTAGTTGCTTTGGATTTTAAGGTGGTTATTGGTGACCCCAAAGGtcgtttattttattttttaaagaccAAATCAGAAAAAAGGTAAATTATGGGTGTGTTTGGGAAAATGTTTTTCGATTTTGTTATGTTTAGttgacttaaatattttgaaaaatattttcaaatgagCTTGGCTTCGTGGAAGTTTAGGAAGAGAtcgaaaaaaattttgaaaactttctTTTAACCTATCATCAAACCTCAATTCGGGA is a genomic window containing:
- the LOC107866592 gene encoding uncharacterized protein At4g22758 isoform X1, which produces MSDNHIRRRRFPVSRRSTSRVLNRRNTPVSVNRRSSKKYRDVDKVLERCKSEPCVLKVGFIQFDDTDDDDDRSDVKVPSSLEILFQSQTCSDIFVSPDFLSSGSPQSFQNFVQKGYKQEAKVVIDVTVEGSPGPVRTMVKLGSSVDETIRLVIDKYSEEGRTPRLDKNNVDSSFQLYQSYFSLQSLSNTDVIGDVGSRSFYLRKSNSYREITTEPNSIVLDGFFGRKINKIIRRTCKLWKILGCMQCSG
- the LOC107866592 gene encoding uncharacterized protein At4g22758 isoform X2, producing MSDNHIRRRRFPVSRRSTSRVLNRRNTPVSVNRRSSKKYRDVDKVLERCKSEPCVLKVGFIQFDDTDDDDDRSDVKVPSSLEILFQSQTCSDIFVSPDFLSSGSPQSFQKGYKQEAKVVIDVTVEGSPGPVRTMVKLGSSVDETIRLVIDKYSEEGRTPRLDKNNVDSSFQLYQSYFSLQSLSNTDVIGDVGSRSFYLRKSNSYREITTEPNSIVLDGFFGRKINKIIRRTCKLWKILGCMQCSG
- the LOC107866583 gene encoding biotin--protein ligase 1, chloroplastic yields the protein MESEAPAPTLLLLCGKSNEEKDVARILKENNTLQLHKNGEQVEVVLHSQVETLNDEFRVEEYFYSLSTRRFGRLLIYSPKLSSTHDVISQNNSDLPVGSVCVADVQLKGRGRTSNVWQSPKGCLVFSFLIQMEDGRMVPHLQYVVCLAMTEAIKAICPHLDVRIKWPNDLYLGGLKVGGILSTSVYRSKKFYISAGVGLNVGNEKPTTCLNAVLKRVDPLSRELKREEIIAAFFKKFESFYDVFLEQGFQALEELYYRTWLHSRQRVIVQERSDDDQDQFVENVVTIQGLTSSGYLLAITDDGQMCELHPDGNSFDFFKGLIKRKMS